CGTGATCGATCGTCGTGATCCCGGCACGCACCGCGTTGCGGATGCCCTCGATGCCGTGTGCGTGCGCAGCGACGCGGCGGTTCAGCATCCTCGCCGTGGAGATCACCGCTTCCAGCTCCTCCGGTGTCATCTGCGCCGGGCCGATCTCGTCGGTCATCGACAGCACGCCCGCCGTCGCACACACCTTGATCACGTCCGCACCATCACGTACCGCGGCGCGCACGGCCGACGCGGCCGCGGCGGGCCCGTCGTACACGCGCTCGCGTGATGCGTCCACGTTCACGTGCCCGGGCAGGATCCCGGTCGTGGGATCACAGTGGCTGCCCGTGGTGCCGAGCCCGAGCGCGGTGACCATGCGCGGGCCGGGCACGAGCCCGTTGTCGATCGCATCGCGCAGCGCAAGCGCCGTCGTCGCCGGCGCACCCAGGTCGCGGATCGTCGTGAAGCCTGCAAGCAGCGTGGTGCGCGCATTGACCGCGCCCTTCAGCACCGGGTACTCCGGATAGGTCGTGTACAGGAACGAGCCCGGCGGCGCGGCGAGGTCCTCGGGACCACCCGTGATGTGCGTGTGCAGGTCGATGAAGCCGGGCATTACCGTCCACCCTGACAGGTCGATGCGCTCCGCGTCTGCCGGAATGGTCACGTTCGGCCCGACGTCGACGATGCGACCGTCGCGCACCAGGATCGTCACGT
The genomic region above belongs to Longimicrobiales bacterium and contains:
- a CDS encoding amidohydrolase family protein is translated as MMRRSLLAAALLAAAAPMQTLAQSAAPGDAAATIAIRAGALFDGTGEALQRNVTILVRDGRIVDVGPNVTIPADAERIDLSGWTVMPGFIDLHTHITGGPEDLAAPPGSFLYTTYPEYPVLKGAVNARTTLLAGFTTIRDLGAPATTALALRDAIDNGLVPGPRMVTALGLGTTGSHCDPTTGILPGHVNVDASRERVYDGPAAAASAVRAAVRDGADVIKVCATAGVLSMTDEIGPAQMTPEELEAVISTARMLNRRVAAHAHGIEGIRNAVRAGITTIDHGSVLDEEILEEMKERGTWLVPTMMAFEGAISMAKAGVLPPGPTQKALAIEPLVKDSHRRAIRAGVPIAFGTDAGVFAHGLNAREFQLMVEAGMSPAAAILAATRNAARALGRDEELGAVRAGFLADIVAVRGNPLEDITLLQDIGFVMKGGVVYKQDGPPIT